One stretch of Cellulomonas wangsupingiae DNA includes these proteins:
- a CDS encoding DHA2 family efflux MFS transporter permease subunit, translating to MTAPAADLQGRSPWSILPPLCLGFFMIMVDTTIVNIAVPTLQDVFDASLVTVGWVNSAYLLTFAVLLLVTGRLGDRFGPRPVFVAGLVVFTLASLACGLAGSVGLLIAARAVQGIGGALMTPQTMAMITRVFPAQKRGAALGIWGSVAGVATITGPVLGGVLVETVGWEWIFYVNIPVGVVALWLSLTRLPALETHSRTFDVPGVVLSVVGLGLLVFGLQEGPTYDWGTIVGPVTVPVVVGAGVLVSGAFLLWQRHLGDDALLPLRLFVHRNFALANVAGAAVSFSMTGIFFPFTLYLQQVLGLSPLHAALVGLPGSLISGVVAPFAGRLSDRVAGKWVVATGFCVLAVAIGVLATQVQPGVEVWRLVVPMLGFGIGTGLVFSPLGNLATTGLDQRTAGAGAGAFNTNRQVGGVIGSAVVVAALTSRLAVTMPAAAQDAAAALPAGLREQFVDGFRQAASQGLGAAGGGFDAPADVPADVAEQLGAAARAAAEAGFAAAAAQTLGLTVLVLVLGAVCAFAMRGGRPGNAVQEPVRAASAAG from the coding sequence ATGACCGCACCCGCCGCCGACCTCCAGGGCCGCAGCCCGTGGAGCATCCTGCCCCCGCTGTGCCTCGGCTTCTTCATGATCATGGTCGACACGACGATCGTGAACATCGCCGTCCCCACGCTGCAGGACGTCTTCGACGCGAGCCTCGTCACGGTCGGCTGGGTCAACAGCGCGTACCTGCTGACCTTCGCCGTCCTGCTGCTCGTGACCGGCCGGCTCGGTGACCGCTTCGGCCCGCGGCCGGTGTTCGTCGCCGGGCTCGTCGTGTTCACGCTCGCGTCGCTCGCGTGCGGCCTGGCCGGCTCGGTGGGCCTGCTCATCGCCGCCCGCGCCGTGCAGGGGATCGGCGGGGCGCTGATGACGCCCCAGACGATGGCGATGATCACGCGGGTCTTCCCCGCGCAGAAGCGCGGTGCGGCGCTGGGCATCTGGGGCTCCGTCGCGGGCGTCGCGACCATCACGGGGCCCGTGCTCGGCGGCGTGCTCGTCGAGACCGTCGGCTGGGAGTGGATCTTCTACGTCAACATCCCCGTGGGCGTCGTCGCCCTGTGGCTCTCGCTCACCCGCCTCCCGGCGCTCGAGACGCACTCGCGCACGTTCGACGTGCCGGGCGTCGTCCTGTCGGTCGTGGGTCTCGGCCTGCTGGTCTTCGGCCTCCAGGAGGGGCCGACCTACGACTGGGGCACCATCGTGGGCCCGGTCACCGTCCCCGTGGTCGTGGGGGCGGGCGTGCTGGTCTCCGGTGCCTTCCTGCTGTGGCAGCGGCACCTGGGGGACGACGCCCTGCTCCCGCTGCGGCTCTTCGTGCACCGCAACTTCGCGCTGGCCAACGTGGCCGGGGCGGCCGTGTCCTTCTCGATGACCGGCATCTTCTTCCCCTTCACGCTGTACCTGCAGCAGGTGCTCGGGCTCTCCCCGCTGCACGCCGCGCTCGTAGGGCTGCCGGGGTCGCTGATCTCGGGCGTCGTCGCGCCCTTCGCCGGCCGGCTGTCCGACCGGGTGGCGGGCAAGTGGGTCGTCGCCACCGGGTTCTGCGTGCTGGCCGTGGCGATCGGGGTCCTCGCGACGCAGGTCCAGCCGGGCGTCGAGGTGTGGCGCCTCGTCGTCCCCATGCTCGGGTTCGGCATCGGGACCGGTCTGGTGTTCTCGCCCCTGGGCAACCTGGCCACCACGGGCCTCGACCAGCGCACGGCGGGCGCCGGAGCCGGCGCCTTCAACACGAACCGGCAGGTCGGCGGGGTCATCGGCTCCGCGGTCGTGGTCGCCGCGCTCACGTCGCGCCTCGCCGTCACGATGCCCGCGGCCGCCCAGGACGCCGCGGCGGCGCTGCCGGCCGGGCTGCGCGAGCAGTTCGTCGACGGGTTCCGCCAGGCCGCCTCGCAAGGGCTGGGTGCGGCCGGCGGCGGGTTCGACGCACCGGCCGACGTGCCCGCGGACGTGGCCGAGCAGCTGGGCGCGGCCGCGCGGGCGGCCGCCGAGGCGGGGTTCGCGGCGGCTGCCGCGCAGACGCTCGGGCTGACGGTGCTGGTGCTGGTCCTCGGTGCGGTGTGCGCGTTCGCGATGCGCGGCGGGCGTCCGGGCAACGCCGTGCAGGAGCCGGTGCGCGCCGCTTCCGCCGCGGGCTGA
- a CDS encoding PhoH family protein: protein METTSQHDPYPAPATDGTASGSPAPEPRLTYVIDTSVLLSDPRAILRFAEHDVVLPVVVVTELEAKRHHPELGYFARSALRMLDDLRIKHGRLDAAVPVTEQGGTLRVELNHIDPQVLPTGFRLGDNDTRILAVAANLAAEGGHVVVVSKDLPMRVKASAVGLPAEEYRAELAVDSGWTGMDTLDLSEQQMADLWEHESVPLADVATDASALTGAAGDLLCHTGLVLHSPRGSALGRVTADKHVRLVRGDQDVFGVHGRSAEQRVAIDLLLDDEIGIVSLGGRAGTGKSALALCAGLEAVLERRRHRKVMVFRPLYAVGGQDLGYLPGSEAEKMNPWAQAVFDTLGALVSKEVVEEVLDRDLLEVLPLTHIRGRSLHDAFVIVDEAQSLERNVLLTVLSRIGQSSRVVLTHDVAQRDNLRVGRHDGVAAVIEALKGHPLFAHVTLTRSERSPVAALVTELFEGIEA from the coding sequence GTGGAGACCACCTCGCAGCACGACCCGTACCCCGCACCTGCGACGGACGGCACCGCCTCCGGCAGCCCCGCACCCGAACCGCGCCTCACCTACGTGATCGACACGTCCGTGCTGCTGTCCGACCCTCGCGCGATCCTGCGGTTCGCCGAGCACGACGTGGTCCTGCCGGTCGTGGTGGTCACCGAGCTGGAGGCCAAGCGGCACCACCCCGAGCTGGGGTACTTCGCCCGCAGCGCGCTGCGGATGCTCGACGACCTGCGCATCAAGCACGGGCGCCTCGACGCGGCGGTGCCGGTGACCGAGCAGGGCGGCACGCTGCGGGTGGAGCTCAACCACATCGACCCGCAGGTCCTGCCCACGGGCTTCCGGCTCGGCGACAACGACACCCGCATCCTGGCGGTCGCCGCCAACCTCGCCGCCGAGGGCGGCCACGTCGTCGTGGTCTCCAAGGACCTGCCGATGCGGGTCAAGGCCTCCGCCGTCGGCCTGCCGGCCGAGGAGTACCGCGCGGAGCTCGCGGTGGACTCGGGCTGGACCGGCATGGACACCCTCGACCTGTCCGAGCAGCAGATGGCCGACCTGTGGGAGCACGAGTCGGTCCCGCTCGCCGACGTCGCGACCGACGCGTCCGCGCTCACCGGTGCGGCGGGCGACCTGCTGTGCCACACGGGTCTGGTGCTCCACAGCCCGCGGGGCTCGGCCCTGGGGCGGGTGACGGCGGACAAGCACGTGCGCCTCGTGCGCGGGGACCAGGACGTGTTCGGCGTCCACGGGCGCTCGGCCGAGCAGCGTGTCGCGATCGACCTGCTGCTCGACGACGAGATCGGGATCGTGTCGCTCGGCGGCCGCGCGGGGACGGGCAAGTCGGCGCTGGCGCTGTGCGCGGGTCTGGAGGCCGTGCTCGAGCGCCGGCGGCACCGCAAGGTCATGGTGTTCCGGCCGCTGTACGCGGTCGGCGGCCAGGACCTCGGCTACCTGCCGGGCAGCGAGGCCGAGAAGATGAACCCGTGGGCGCAGGCGGTGTTCGACACCCTCGGCGCGCTGGTCAGCAAGGAGGTCGTCGAGGAGGTGCTCGACCGCGACCTGCTGGAGGTGCTGCCGCTCACGCACATCCGCGGCCGGTCGTTGCACGACGCGTTCGTCATCGTCGACGAGGCCCAGTCGCTCGAGCGCAACGTCCTGCTGACGGTGCTGTCCCGCATCGGGCAGTCGTCGCGGGTCGTCCTCACGCACGACGTCGCGCAGCGCGACAACCTGCGGGTCGGGCGGCACGACGGCGTGGCTGCGGTCATCGAGGCGCTCAAGGGCCACCCGCTGTTCGCGCACGTGACCCTGACGCGCTCGGAGCGCTCGCCCGTGGCGGCGCTGGTCACCGAGCTGTTCGAGGGGATCGAGGCCTGA
- a CDS encoding DUF4307 domain-containing protein: MVAPAPRPPVGRYGPEPTAGRRRLQRAALAALVAVAMLVIGWIGSGVLRDPVQWQDVGYRVDGPGSTEVTFDVTSAVGTAVTCRVQALSASYGEVGVMDVPVPPADTRTRRVTVTVPTVGLAVTGVVEGCRLAE, translated from the coding sequence GTGGTCGCACCGGCCCCCCGCCCGCCCGTCGGGCGCTACGGACCGGAACCCACCGCCGGCAGGCGACGCCTGCAGCGCGCGGCGCTGGCGGCGCTCGTCGCCGTCGCGATGCTGGTGATCGGCTGGATCGGCAGCGGCGTCCTGCGCGACCCCGTGCAGTGGCAGGACGTGGGGTACCGCGTGGACGGCCCGGGGTCGACGGAGGTGACGTTCGACGTGACCAGCGCCGTCGGCACGGCGGTGACCTGCCGCGTGCAGGCCCTGTCGGCGTCGTACGGCGAGGTGGGCGTCATGGACGTCCCCGTGCCGCCGGCCGACACGCGCACGCGCCGCGTCACCGTGACGGTGCCGACGGTGGGGCTCGCGGTCACCGGTGTCGTCGAGGGCTGCCGCCTGGCGGAGTGA
- a CDS encoding isoprenyl transferase yields the protein MRLPHPLYGLYERRLAASLQPDQVPRHVGVILDGNRRWARGSGLPSATGHRRGADKISDLLQWSEDIGVEVVTLWLLSTDNLARDPAELGDLLQVIEDVVGELAAERRWRVQAVGALDMLPDRTAAALKAAQDATSDVEGLHVNAAVGYGGRREIADAVRAFLRMHADAGSSLDELAEAFDVEHIAEHLYTKGQPDPDLVIRTSGEQRLGGFLLWQSAHSEFYFCEAYWPDFRRVDFLRAVRAYSQRERRLGR from the coding sequence GTGCGCCTGCCGCACCCGCTGTACGGCCTGTACGAGCGTCGGCTCGCGGCCTCGCTGCAGCCGGACCAGGTCCCGCGTCACGTGGGCGTCATCCTCGACGGCAACCGCCGCTGGGCGCGCGGCAGCGGCCTCCCGTCGGCGACGGGACACCGCAGGGGCGCCGACAAGATCAGCGACCTGCTGCAGTGGAGCGAGGACATCGGCGTCGAGGTGGTCACCCTGTGGCTGCTGTCGACCGACAACCTCGCGCGCGACCCCGCCGAGCTCGGCGACCTGCTGCAGGTGATCGAGGACGTCGTCGGCGAGCTCGCGGCCGAGCGGCGCTGGCGCGTGCAGGCCGTCGGCGCGCTCGACATGCTGCCCGACCGGACCGCGGCCGCCCTCAAGGCCGCGCAGGACGCGACGTCGGACGTCGAAGGGCTGCACGTCAACGCGGCCGTCGGGTACGGCGGGCGGCGCGAGATCGCCGACGCGGTCCGCGCGTTCCTGCGCATGCATGCCGACGCGGGCTCGAGCCTCGACGAGCTCGCCGAGGCGTTCGACGTCGAGCACATCGCCGAGCACCTGTACACCAAGGGTCAGCCCGACCCCGACCTGGTCATCCGCACGTCGGGGGAGCAGCGGCTCGGCGGCTTCCTGCTGTGGCAGAGCGCACACTCGGAGTTCTACTTCTGCGAGGCGTACTGGCCGGACTTCCGGCGCGTGGACTTCCTGCGTGCCGTGCGCGCGTACAGCCAGCGGGAGCGGCGGCTCGGGCGCTGA
- a CDS encoding carbon-nitrogen hydrolase family protein, translated as MSLRPGPPQRPAVRVTVGQLEVGTDREANRLAARDALRTAGRARADLVVLPEYASAYDRRGVGLDLAEPLDGPFVTTLREDAARHGVAVVAGTTLPGGEPDADGRARAVNAVVAVDASGGLVGVYRKVHLYDAFGHRESQHLAPGPVDAPPLVLDVAGLRFGVLTCYDLRFPESARRLVDAGADVLVVPAAWAAGELKAMHWRALAVARAIENTAAVVAVGQAGAGVVGRSLVVGPDGVVGLEADDAPQVRTVDLDADELRSVREQNPSLRNRRYAVVARD; from the coding sequence GTGAGCCTGCGGCCCGGGCCGCCGCAGCGGCCGGCGGTGCGCGTGACGGTCGGGCAGCTCGAGGTGGGGACCGACCGCGAGGCCAACCGCCTCGCGGCGCGGGACGCCCTGCGCACGGCGGGCCGGGCACGGGCCGACCTGGTGGTGCTGCCGGAGTACGCGTCGGCGTACGACCGGCGCGGCGTGGGCCTCGACCTGGCCGAGCCGCTGGACGGGCCGTTCGTCACGACGCTGCGTGAGGACGCCGCCCGGCACGGCGTGGCGGTCGTCGCGGGCACGACCCTGCCGGGTGGCGAGCCCGACGCGGACGGCCGTGCGCGTGCCGTCAACGCCGTCGTGGCCGTCGACGCGTCCGGCGGGCTGGTGGGCGTCTACCGCAAGGTCCACCTCTACGACGCGTTCGGGCACCGCGAGTCGCAGCACCTGGCGCCCGGCCCGGTCGACGCGCCGCCGCTCGTCCTGGACGTCGCCGGCCTGCGGTTCGGCGTGCTGACGTGCTACGACCTGCGGTTCCCCGAGTCCGCGCGCCGGCTGGTGGACGCCGGGGCCGACGTGCTCGTCGTGCCCGCGGCGTGGGCCGCGGGCGAGCTCAAGGCGATGCACTGGCGTGCCCTGGCGGTCGCCCGGGCGATCGAGAACACCGCGGCCGTCGTCGCCGTCGGTCAGGCCGGCGCGGGGGTGGTCGGGCGCTCGCTGGTGGTCGGCCCCGACGGCGTCGTGGGCCTCGAGGCGGACGACGCGCCGCAGGTGCGCACGGTCGACCTCGACGCCGACGAGCTGCGGTCCGTGCGCGAGCAGAACCCGTCGCTGCGCAACCGCCGGTACGCGGTGGTCGCGCGCGACTGA
- a CDS encoding FtsX-like permease family protein: protein MTALRTRARATTGDALLVTRRRTRQDAGLLLGTALLLAVTLLALLAVPRLLERTAVDALRTTVTSTGLDAAVVAKVPAQPGAVLSFTGPLAGAASLDTQVPGMRPAIAVATSLPYRATVDDTAFTTRLVVMDTVAGAGDPVRWTAGRAPQAVVLPDPGDPEPAPVPDVEVGLSSTGAQLLGIDPAGGPVSVRLADPEGVHEAWVTGTFEPVDPDDPRWAIATDLLEPAPVDPGADVVAAVALHVPPVAAGDMARVMSIPRLPGSAVAFVDTDRLAPADVPGLRRGVVTYLTQHAGASSGLPDVLDAFEAHAGATRAQASLVLAGVGATAACCLVLAAGLLAQRRGGHLAGERARGASLGSVALRGALEALPLACVAASAAGVAVALWLPGAAGPTPAATVLTTVAAAAPAVLAAHTARTAWTGRRLPADRRERARLAGLRRGRRVVAELVTAVVAVLALVSLRGRGLVADGGSDADPLLVSTPFLLAVAASLAVVHVAPAVVRAASGRALRSRGLAAPLALARAGRAATALAPLVTVTVAVALMVLCGVLAQNVREGQLVAADRLVGADVRIDGELGTPSATAALDSIASADGVTALATGAQSTDRTIGRGGALAATVLVVDAADLARVRAATGLPVDPGLAELGEPAGDRVRALVAEPLLARLQVANGVPLRVTKGSVELDVRGTTSLSPDGGAPPVDARAADLTRTADDGVVVVDATALAAAAESPPATTRAWVAGPGAAQAVADSGIADLPEVTVTTRDGWHDAWSRAPLPAALTVLLLAAVGALALLAVVGLVLVVVATSGERGRTLSTLRTLGLDGRTARWATLGELAPLALGGLLGGTAVGLALPVLVGDALGLAWVTAAPGHVPVVLVGWPVLLAAAAVAVALLVAVLVEQAVRRRERLGDVLRVGAR from the coding sequence ATGACGGCGCTGCGGACCCGTGCGCGCGCGACGACGGGCGACGCACTGCTCGTCACGCGGCGCCGCACCCGGCAGGACGCCGGGCTCCTGCTGGGCACCGCGCTGCTGCTGGCCGTGACCCTGCTGGCGCTGCTGGCGGTCCCGCGCCTGCTGGAGCGCACGGCCGTGGACGCCCTGCGGACGACCGTGACGAGCACCGGCCTCGACGCCGCCGTCGTGGCGAAGGTGCCGGCCCAGCCCGGTGCCGTCCTCTCCTTCACCGGACCGCTGGCCGGCGCGGCATCGCTCGACACCCAGGTCCCGGGGATGCGCCCCGCGATCGCCGTGGCCACCTCGCTGCCGTACCGGGCGACCGTCGACGACACGGCGTTCACGACGCGGCTCGTCGTGATGGACACGGTCGCCGGCGCGGGCGACCCGGTCCGCTGGACGGCCGGCCGGGCCCCGCAGGCCGTCGTGCTCCCGGACCCCGGCGACCCCGAGCCGGCGCCGGTCCCCGACGTCGAGGTCGGGCTGAGCAGCACCGGCGCGCAGCTGCTGGGCATCGACCCGGCCGGCGGCCCGGTCAGCGTGCGGCTCGCGGACCCGGAGGGCGTCCACGAGGCGTGGGTGACCGGCACCTTCGAGCCGGTCGACCCCGACGACCCGCGCTGGGCGATCGCGACGGACCTGCTGGAGCCCGCACCGGTGGACCCCGGCGCCGACGTCGTCGCCGCCGTCGCGCTGCACGTGCCACCCGTGGCGGCCGGGGACATGGCACGCGTCATGAGCATCCCTCGGCTCCCCGGCAGCGCCGTGGCGTTCGTCGACACCGATCGGCTCGCGCCGGCCGACGTGCCCGGGCTCCGCCGCGGCGTCGTGACGTACCTGACGCAGCACGCGGGCGCCTCCAGCGGCCTGCCCGACGTGCTCGACGCCTTCGAGGCGCACGCGGGTGCGACCCGCGCGCAGGCGTCGCTCGTCCTCGCGGGGGTCGGTGCCACCGCCGCCTGCTGCCTTGTGCTCGCGGCCGGGCTGCTGGCGCAGCGTCGGGGCGGCCACCTCGCGGGCGAGCGCGCGCGCGGCGCGTCCCTGGGCTCCGTCGCGCTGCGCGGGGCGCTCGAGGCGCTCCCTCTCGCGTGCGTCGCGGCGTCCGCCGCGGGCGTGGCGGTCGCGCTGTGGCTGCCCGGCGCTGCGGGACCCACGCCGGCGGCGACGGTCCTGACGACGGTCGCCGCGGCCGCGCCCGCGGTCCTCGCCGCGCACACGGCCCGGACGGCGTGGACCGGGCGACGCCTCCCCGCCGACCGGCGCGAGCGTGCCCGCCTGGCCGGGCTGCGCCGTGGACGCCGCGTCGTCGCGGAGCTCGTCACCGCCGTCGTCGCGGTGCTGGCGCTGGTGTCGCTGCGGGGCCGGGGCCTGGTGGCCGACGGCGGGTCGGACGCCGACCCGCTGCTGGTGTCCACGCCGTTCCTCCTGGCCGTCGCGGCGTCCCTCGCCGTGGTCCACGTCGCACCGGCCGTGGTGCGCGCGGCGTCGGGACGGGCGCTGCGGTCGCGGGGCCTGGCCGCACCGCTGGCGCTGGCCCGTGCGGGGCGTGCCGCGACGGCCCTGGCCCCCCTGGTCACCGTCACCGTCGCCGTCGCGCTCATGGTGCTCTGCGGGGTCCTGGCGCAGAACGTGCGCGAGGGGCAGCTGGTCGCCGCGGACCGGCTCGTCGGCGCCGACGTCCGCATCGACGGCGAGCTCGGCACACCGTCGGCGACGGCCGCGCTGGACTCGATCGCGTCCGCGGACGGCGTGACCGCCCTGGCGACGGGGGCACAGTCGACGGACCGGACGATCGGGCGGGGCGGGGCCCTGGCCGCGACCGTGCTCGTCGTCGACGCGGCGGATCTCGCGCGCGTGCGTGCGGCGACCGGGCTGCCGGTGGACCCGGGCCTCGCCGAGCTGGGCGAGCCCGCGGGTGACCGGGTCCGCGCGCTCGTGGCGGAGCCCCTCCTCGCGCGCCTCCAGGTCGCGAACGGCGTCCCCCTGCGGGTGACGAAGGGCAGCGTGGAGCTCGACGTGCGGGGCACGACGTCGCTCTCACCGGACGGCGGCGCGCCGCCGGTCGACGCGCGCGCGGCGGACCTGACCCGCACGGCGGACGACGGCGTGGTCGTCGTGGACGCCACGGCCCTGGCTGCAGCGGCCGAGAGCCCTCCGGCGACGACGCGCGCCTGGGTGGCGGGGCCGGGTGCCGCGCAGGCCGTCGCCGACTCCGGGATCGCGGACCTGCCGGAGGTGACCGTGACGACGCGCGACGGCTGGCACGACGCGTGGTCGCGGGCCCCGCTGCCCGCGGCGCTCACCGTCCTGCTGCTCGCCGCGGTGGGCGCGCTCGCGCTCCTCGCGGTGGTCGGCCTCGTGCTCGTCGTCGTCGCGACGTCGGGCGAGCGCGGGCGCACGCTGTCGACGCTGCGCACGCTCGGGCTCGACGGCCGCACCGCGCGGTGGGCCACGCTGGGCGAGCTGGCGCCGCTCGCCCTCGGCGGGCTGCTGGGCGGGACGGCGGTCGGCCTCGCGCTGCCCGTGCTCGTCGGTGACGCGCTCGGCCTGGCGTGGGTCACCGCCGCCCCGGGGCACGTACCGGTGGTCCTCGTCGGGTGGCCGGTGCTCCTGGCGGCCGCGGCCGTGGCCGTGGCGCTGCTCGTGGCGGTGCTCGTCGAGCAGGCCGTGCGCCGTCGCGAGCGGCTCGGCGACGTGCTGCGCGTCGGCGCCCGCTGA
- the trhA gene encoding PAQR family membrane homeostasis protein TrhA gives MSTSPAHGQHPARPHVAPPAPDDAGPVERAVDAVGDAVGDAVEAAVDAIKPRLRGWVHAGASPIVLVASIALVAASPTAAARWANTVFGVSAVLLFGTSAVYHRGTWSPRTAAVLRRLDHTNIFLIIAGTYTPLAALLLAPGTARTLLLIVWSGALLGLLARNFWLDAPRWVYVPIYLALGWVAVGYFPLFWRTGGPVIVWLIAVGGLAYTVGAIVYALKRPNPSPRWFGFHEIFHVLTVVGYGSHFVAVAIATSRAG, from the coding sequence ATGAGCACTTCCCCGGCGCACGGTCAGCACCCCGCGCGGCCCCACGTGGCACCCCCGGCACCCGACGACGCGGGACCCGTCGAGCGCGCCGTCGACGCGGTCGGCGACGCGGTCGGCGACGCGGTCGAGGCCGCGGTCGACGCCATCAAGCCGCGGCTGCGCGGCTGGGTGCACGCCGGTGCCTCCCCGATCGTCCTGGTCGCGTCGATCGCCCTCGTCGCCGCGTCACCCACGGCGGCGGCCCGCTGGGCGAACACCGTGTTCGGGGTCTCCGCCGTGCTGCTGTTCGGCACGAGCGCCGTCTACCACCGCGGGACCTGGTCCCCGCGTACCGCCGCCGTGCTGCGGCGGCTGGACCACACGAACATCTTCCTCATCATCGCGGGCACCTACACCCCGCTGGCCGCACTCCTGCTCGCACCGGGCACCGCGCGCACGCTGCTGCTCATCGTGTGGTCCGGCGCCCTGCTCGGCCTCCTGGCGCGCAACTTCTGGCTCGACGCGCCGCGCTGGGTCTACGTGCCGATCTACCTCGCGCTCGGCTGGGTCGCCGTGGGGTACTTCCCGCTGTTCTGGCGCACGGGCGGCCCGGTGATCGTCTGGCTCATCGCCGTCGGCGGCCTCGCGTACACCGTCGGCGCGATCGTGTACGCCCTCAAGCGGCCCAACCCCAGCCCGCGCTGGTTCGGGTTCCACGAGATCTTCCACGTGCTGACCGTGGTGGGCTACGGGAGCCACTTCGTGGCTGTGGCCATCGCGACGTCCCGGGCGGGCTGA
- the mca gene encoding mycothiol conjugate amidase Mca, which translates to MAVHAHPDDESSKGAATTARYAAEGVDVLVVTCTGGERGDVLNPHYGPAPEGLEAMRAVRREEMAAAAAALGVRQQWLGFVDSGLPEGDPLPPLPEGSFATVPLEEAAAPLVEVVREFRPHVITTYDPTGGYPHPDHIMCHRVGVEAFAAAGDPERYRGHGEPWTPLKLYYNHGFSLARMRAVHDAIVAAGGESPFSDWIDSRQAREVPEREVTTRIECADHFAQRDAALRAHATQIDPEGWFFAVPREVETATWRDEEYELAQSRVETTLPETDLFAGIRGTEHAR; encoded by the coding sequence ATGGCGGTGCACGCGCACCCGGACGACGAGTCCAGCAAGGGCGCCGCGACCACCGCCCGGTATGCGGCCGAAGGGGTCGACGTCCTCGTCGTCACGTGCACCGGCGGCGAGCGTGGCGACGTGCTGAACCCGCACTACGGGCCGGCCCCCGAAGGGCTGGAGGCGATGCGCGCGGTGCGGCGCGAGGAGATGGCCGCCGCCGCGGCGGCCCTCGGCGTCCGGCAGCAATGGCTCGGGTTCGTCGACTCGGGCCTGCCCGAGGGCGACCCGCTGCCGCCCCTGCCCGAGGGGTCGTTCGCCACCGTGCCGCTCGAGGAGGCCGCCGCGCCGCTCGTCGAGGTGGTGCGGGAGTTCCGCCCCCACGTCATCACGACGTACGACCCGACCGGGGGCTACCCGCACCCCGACCACATCATGTGCCACCGCGTCGGCGTGGAGGCGTTCGCCGCCGCGGGCGACCCCGAGCGCTACCGCGGGCACGGCGAGCCGTGGACGCCGCTCAAGCTCTACTACAACCACGGCTTCTCCCTGGCGCGGATGCGGGCGGTGCACGACGCGATCGTCGCCGCCGGCGGCGAGTCGCCGTTCAGCGACTGGATCGACTCGCGCCAGGCCCGCGAGGTGCCGGAGCGCGAGGTGACCACGCGCATCGAGTGCGCCGACCACTTCGCGCAGCGGGACGCGGCGCTGCGCGCGCACGCGACGCAGATCGACCCCGAGGGCTGGTTCTTCGCCGTCCCGCGCGAGGTCGAGACCGCGACGTGGCGCGACGAGGAGTACGAGCTCGCGCAGTCCCGCGTGGAGACGACCCTGCCCGAGACCGACCTCTTCGCGGGCATCCGCGGGACGGAGCACGCACGATGA
- a CDS encoding PadR family transcriptional regulator has product MVRTLTPVAVVVLGLLDERDRHPYDVFQTLVERGDARLVRVNPGAVYHAVERLERDGLVEAVGTERCGNRPERTTYRATAAGHAAIGPAVTAYLADERPAYADFPVGLAHAPRLPATDVADALARRRDREAARLDGLRARIDEVLALGLPRRFVLDAERELVLLEREVQWLDDVLRDLADGTLAWGGPPPAAFFAARTTAPDRVGARPG; this is encoded by the coding sequence GTGGTGCGCACGCTGACGCCCGTCGCCGTCGTGGTCCTCGGCCTGCTCGACGAGCGCGACCGCCACCCCTACGACGTCTTCCAGACGCTGGTGGAGCGCGGCGACGCCCGCCTCGTGCGCGTGAACCCCGGCGCCGTCTACCACGCCGTCGAGCGCCTCGAGCGCGACGGCCTCGTCGAGGCGGTCGGCACCGAGCGCTGCGGCAACCGCCCTGAGCGCACGACGTACCGCGCCACCGCGGCCGGTCACGCGGCCATCGGGCCGGCCGTGACGGCGTACCTCGCGGACGAGCGCCCCGCCTACGCGGACTTCCCGGTCGGGCTCGCGCACGCGCCCCGGCTGCCCGCCACGGACGTGGCAGACGCGCTGGCCCGTCGCCGCGACCGGGAGGCGGCCCGGCTCGACGGCCTGCGCGCGCGCATCGACGAGGTGCTCGCGCTCGGTCTGCCCCGCCGCTTCGTGCTGGACGCGGAGCGCGAGCTCGTGCTGCTCGAGCGCGAGGTGCAGTGGCTGGACGACGTCCTGCGGGACCTCGCGGACGGGACGCTCGCCTGGGGCGGACCGCCGCCCGCAGCCTTCTTCGCGGCCCGGACCACGGCACCCGACCGGGTCGGCGCCCGGCCGGGCTGA